Proteins from one Argopecten irradians isolate NY chromosome 15, Ai_NY, whole genome shotgun sequence genomic window:
- the LOC138308961 gene encoding calmodulin-like codes for MDQKIALRELQDERTFKKVMKKLFRQLDTNGNGSLGVNEVMTAARMLKMKPTREEAMAMIRKVDKDRNGCISYREFETMMEDYVALLDFQDRELRQAFCTFDRDGNGYLDKSELKQVLKGMGEKMSDQEAEEVFRLVDVNRDGKISIEEFVRALSAEPHI; via the exons ATGGATCAGAAAATCGCTCTGAGGGAACTTCAAGATGAACGCACGTTTAAAAAGG TGATGAAGAAATTATTCCGCCAACTGGACACAAACGGAAATGGAAGTCTGGGTGTAAATGAAGTTATGACAGCTGCACGCATGCTCAAAATGAAGCCAACGCGTGAGGAAGCAATGGCCATGATAAGAAAAGTTGACAAAGACA GAAACGGTTGTATTAGTTACCGAGAATTTGAGACGATGATGGAGGATTACGTGGCACTGCTAGACTTCCAGGACCGAGAACTCCGACAAGCCTTCTGTACATTTGACAGGGACGGTAACGGGTATCTGGACAAATCCGAACTCAAACAGGTGCTCAAAGGTATGGGCGAGAAAATGTCGGACCAGGAGGCAGAGGAGGTCTTCAGACTCGTAGATGTAAACAGAGACGGTAAAATCTCTATAGAAG AGTTCGTGCGTGCACTGTCAGCCGAGCCACACATATGA